TTTGTTTTTGTGATCTTATTCCTGATACCGCTTTATAGGACAGTTCCAAAAAATCTCCCATTAGATAATGGGTCCATACTGGGCCATCATAAATATATGGTGGATGAGAAAGGGTTTACGGAGGAGACTAAGGCCTTTAACTGCTTAACCCATTGGAAAGGAATCAAGGCCGTAGAGGAGACCCAAAACCAAATTTACATTTTTATCGATACACATTATGCTCATTTTATTCCCAAACGGTTTTTTCCTTCGGATTATGTTTTGCGGGAATTTACGGAAACACTTCGAAAAAATATGAAAGAAGGGGCAACCTTAATTTAAAGACCAGACTTGAAAAAAAGAATTGGTTTGGAGTTTTTTATGGAATTAGAAGTTCTCCTTTTCTCTGTTTTTTTAATTTTCTCAGGGGGGTTTATTTTTCATTCGATAAGGCAAAAGATGGCGTATGGGAAGGTGGTCAACCAAGCATGGCAAAGGTTTGCTGAAGCAAAGGGTCTCGTGGAGGAAAAACCTCAACTGACGAAGGTCAAAGAAATTAATTTAAAAATGGTTTTAGAACCGTTTAAAAATAGTACTTTAACCTCGGTAGAACCAGGGCTAAGGGATTTAATTTTCAAAGGAAAGAATCAAGGATTTCCTTTTGTATTGGAAACCATTACCGTTGGAAATAGGGAAAACGGTTATAAAAAATTCACGCGCATGACTCTGGAGATGCCTAATGCCCCTAGTGTAAAATCTACCCGGAGACCTATTGGAGTAAAATCGGTAAAATGATTGGGGCTCAGGGAATTAAAATAGGCGATTCATTATTTGATCAAACCTTTGTGGTAAAAGGGAAAAGTTCCATTGAGGTAAAGCATTTTCTTAATGCGGGACGGCGGATGGACCTCCTGAATGTTTATAAAAACCTTAAAGGTTTTCAAATAGATGAAGGGAAGCTGTTTGTTATTAGAAAAGGTCAACCCGAAAACCATACTGAGCTTGAACAGATATTTTCAAGGATGGGACAGTTAGCCATTTCTCTTTCTTCATAAACTCCACTGATTTCCATTTCTCCAATTTTACATTGAAAAAATTAGGAATTTCAGATAAAGAGAAGTGGACCTTTTGTTCTTTTATGGGTTTAAGCTTTCCCGTATCAAATAGGGCATAAAATATTTTAAATGGCGATTAAATGAAATTGAATAAACCTATATTTATATTTTAGGCTCATCGTGGA
The DNA window shown above is from Nitrospiria bacterium and carries:
- a CDS encoding YcxB family protein, with the translated sequence MEISVEGNITREDFAEAYAYLQQKVGKKFKNIEPPFFGFFHMLVIGLIIGIGLNALRHFGIFSFHLEPITAAVVLVLFVFVILFLIPLYRTVPKNLPLDNGSILGHHKYMVDEKGFTEETKAFNCLTHWKGIKAVEETQNQIYIFIDTHYAHFIPKRFFPSDYVLREFTETLRKNMKEGATLI